The DNA sequence AATGACCATCATTACCCATGCTGTTGTTGACACGTATTCATCCCCCTTTCCAAAGCATTCATTCATCAATTGTACTAAAGATTATGAGAAAAAGAAATAGCAATCACGGATAAATTTAGCAATTTTTCGAAAGCTTTCCGAAATTGCTTCGGCCGTTCCTGGAATCAGGACGATTCTGGACATATTCTTGCATCTCCCCGAACAAATGCGAACATCTGTTTGATTTTTCGGACAATTAATGGTATCCTAAACTTATAAATTTAGGATTACGGAGATGATGATCTCATGGTTAAAAATAAAGATTCACGCCAATTGGAAGTGCTTCAGTACATTTATGAAGAAGTCCAGGAAAAAGGATATCCGCCGACCGTAAGGGAAATCGGGAACGCAGTAAAACTATCTTCCACATCTACAGTGCATGGCCATCTGTCGCGTCTTGAAAAAAATGGCTTTATCCAACGCGACCCTACAAAACCCCGTGCGATCGAACTGACTCAAGCAGGTTTGGACAAACTTGGGATCATGTCGGATAAAATGCCGTTATTGGGTACCGTCACAGCCGGTGCACCCATCCTGGCTGTCGAAGAAGCAACGGACTATTTCCCGGTGCCGCCGGATCTGAAAGCCAATTCCGGCTCTTTGTTCATGCTGAAGATCCGCGGAGACAGCATGATCGATGCCGGCATATTCGATGGCGATTCAGTCATCATCAGAAAACAATCCACGGCTGAAAATGGCGACATCGTCATAGCCATGACAGACGATGATGAAGCGACCTGCAAACGATTCTACAAAGAGAACAACTACTATCGTCTGCAACCGGAGAACACAAGCATGGATCCGATCATTCTGGATTCTGTCCTCATTTTGGGCAAAGTAGTCGGTCTGTACCGGAATCACATCATTTAACGAACAGTCCCCCCGACTGATGCAAAAAGGCTGCCAACAGTGGCAGCCTTTTTGCGTGTCTGTTCATATTGGATTGCTGTAGTGATCAGTATTCCATCAGCGTGAAGATGTCATAGCCTTGAACCAGGTCACGGCCCTTCAAATCCAACAACTCGATCAGGAATGCCAAACCAACGACTTCCCCGCCTAATTTTTCAACCAATTCGATCGTTGCGGCTGTAGTGCCGCCGGTTGCCAACAAATCGTCACAAACCAGCACCTTGTCTCCAGGCAAAATAGCGTCTTGATGCAATTGCAGCGTCGCTTTTCCGTATTCCAGACCATAGGATACTTCCACTGTTTCGCGCGGCAATTTGCCTTTTTTGCGGGCCATCGCGAATCCGCAGCCTAATTCCACAGCGACCGGGCAGCCGACCATAAATCCACGCGCTTCAGGGCCTACTACTTTATCGACTTTCAAGTCCTTGGCATATTTCACGATTTCTTTGATCGAATAGCGGTAGGCTTCTCCGTTTGCCATCAAAGGCGAAATATCGCGGAAAATGATGCCTTGTTCCGGGAAATCCTTGACATCAGCAATATATTGTTTCAAATCCATTTTATGTTCCTCCTAATTATTGTACCATCATCTGTTCATTCAACCATTTCGTCAGCTGCGAAAACGGGCTGTAGATGAATATCTTTTCAGCTTCCATTTTCTGCAAGCGATCTTTGTATACTTGCGTATCATCCAAAGCCCTTTTGGTGGGATTCTTGACCTCGTTGATGAAACCATTGTCTATTGTAACAAATCCCGCCTCCAAAAACACTTGAATCATAAAAATGGCAAGATTTTTTTTGATTTTTAAGTATTCCGCCAAGGCATCTAACCGATTTCTCACATCGATATCCTTATGGGAACGGATGTATTGGTAAAACTTCGCAAATTGGTCTTTAGGAGGGACTCCATCTGCGTAAACGCTGTTCGATTCATGAGAGACGATGTACACATTTTCGAACTGGTTGTTCTTCAGGAGATTCGCCAGCAAGCCCATCTTCAAAGGACATTCGAAAAGCACAAGGTTGCTGGCGCTGACATCCTGCAAAGCGTCCACTGTATTGTCAGTGAGCAAGGCGGCGTTCGAACTGTTTGGGATGCGCTCATAAAATTTTTTCATGGTGCCGGAAGTCGAAAATAGATACAAGGCATCTTCCACACCCAATACTGCTTCTTGAATGACCGAACTCCTTTTGTCGAAAAACTGGACATGCTTGTTTTTGATGTCCTTCAGCTGCAGTTGCGGTTTTGCGCTGTCCCGCCAAACATTGATCGAAAGCTCGCCGATGAGCGAAACCACATCCGCTTCGTTCAAGTGGTTGCTGATGCTCCCCTTGTTGAAGCCGATCACATCCAGAAAAAGGTCCTTGTCCTTGAGCTTGAATTTAAGATGTTTGTTGTCGGCACCGATCTGTCTGATGTCCGTCAACGGTACATTTTGGAAGCCGAATATCGGCTTTGGATTGTCGGTGCCATAAGGTTTAAGCAATTCCAATTCCTTCAAAAAAGGTAAGGTGACAGCGGAAAGCGGCAGGATGGCGTCTATGTAAATGGATTCGCCCAATACGATTGCATCATGATAACGGGCCGCATAGCTGTTGATTTTTTCAGTGAAAGCGGATAAATCGACAGCAGGAAGACTCATGCCTGCGGCCATTTTGTGCCCTCCGAACTTCGTCAGAAAGTCCTTGGCATCAGTCAACGCAGCATAGATATCCAACGCTTCTGTGCTTCGGGCCGACCCTTTCGCGATGCCGGTTTTTTCATCGATGCGGAATAAGATTGTCGGCCGCCCAAATTCCTCGACCAGCTTGCTTGCCACAATACCGAGCACGCCCTCGTGCCAATTCTTGTTGCCCAATACAATAACATCCGGCATGCTCCCGTTCTTCGCCAGTTCTGCACTGGCTTCTTCATGGATGGATTGGACGATGCCTTGTCTCTCGACATTCTTTTCCTGTATGTAGGCAACCAGTTCAGCAATTTTTTCTTCGTCGAATGACAGCATCAGTTCAGCGCCTGGACCCGCATCCTCCAACCGACCGACAGCATTCAGACGCGGGCCGATGACGAAGCCGATGCTTTCCTCATCCAAATTGGCTGCATCAATTCCCGCGGCCTCCATCAACGCAGCCAAACCGAGCCGATGCGTTTGTTTCATGACCTGCAGGCCCTGTTTCACGATCCACCGATTCTCGCCTGTCAGACTTACAAGGTCCGCAACGGTACCGATGGCAGCCAAATCGAGCGACTCGTAAGGCATTTCCCCCAGAAGGGCCGCCGCAATTTTCAGGGCTACGCCGGCTCCGGAAAGATCCGGGAAAGGATAGGCTCCTGCGGGATGTTTCGGGTGGATGATGGCATACGCATCCGGCAAAGTATCGGGCAGTTCGTGATGGTCGGAAACAATGACATCGACCCCCATTTTCTTGGCCATCGCTATCGGTTCATGGCCGGAAACCCCATTGTCGCAAGTCAGGATCAGTTGCGCACCGTTTTCGATCAATTTCTTGAATGCCGCAGCATTCGGGCCATAACCATCCGTGAAGCGATTCGGCAAATAGTAGCCGACATTGCCGCCCAGCACTTCGATCGTTTCCACAAGAATGCTTGTGCTTGTGATGCCGTCCGCGTCATAATCCCCATAAACGACGATTTCTTCTCCAGCTTCAATCGCTTCAGTCAAGCGAAGGATCGCTTTTTCCATATCGTGGAGCAGGTACGGATCATGGAATTCCATTTTGTCTCCATCAATGAAAGCCGTGATCTGTTCTTTTGTTTCCAATCCACGCTGCATGCAAAGCATCACGAATTTTTCTGATAAGCCTGCAGCCTGACTGATTTCCTTGCATACAGAATCATCACTGTCTGATTTGCGTATTTTCCAGTTCATCTTTGACGATAACAATTTATCGACTCCTTACTTTATAAACTTTACAGGTGCACGGCGGCCCCAGTAATCCAAAAAAGACTAGAAGCTGAAATCGTTCTAGTCTTGTCTTTTTAACTTAAAGTGGCTACCGAAGGAATTTCCAGCTCTGTTTTTATCAAACTTTGCTCGGCTGATTCGGGTCGCCCACTGTGAACTTTTTGATCAATTCTTCTTCAAGCGAATTGATTTTGCTGTCTTTCTGGGTCAATTCTGCCC is a window from the uncultured Trichococcus sp. genome containing:
- the lexA gene encoding transcriptional repressor LexA, with amino-acid sequence MVKNKDSRQLEVLQYIYEEVQEKGYPPTVREIGNAVKLSSTSTVHGHLSRLEKNGFIQRDPTKPRAIELTQAGLDKLGIMSDKMPLLGTVTAGAPILAVEEATDYFPVPPDLKANSGSLFMLKIRGDSMIDAGIFDGDSVIIRKQSTAENGDIVIAMTDDDEATCKRFYKENNYYRLQPENTSMDPIILDSVLILGKVVGLYRNHII
- a CDS encoding adenine phosphoribosyltransferase, whose amino-acid sequence is MDLKQYIADVKDFPEQGIIFRDISPLMANGEAYRYSIKEIVKYAKDLKVDKVVGPEARGFMVGCPVAVELGCGFAMARKKGKLPRETVEVSYGLEYGKATLQLHQDAILPGDKVLVCDDLLATGGTTAATIELVEKLGGEVVGLAFLIELLDLKGRDLVQGYDIFTLMEY
- the recJ gene encoding single-stranded-DNA-specific exonuclease RecJ, which encodes MLSSKMNWKIRKSDSDDSVCKEISQAAGLSEKFVMLCMQRGLETKEQITAFIDGDKMEFHDPYLLHDMEKAILRLTEAIEAGEEIVVYGDYDADGITSTSILVETIEVLGGNVGYYLPNRFTDGYGPNAAAFKKLIENGAQLILTCDNGVSGHEPIAMAKKMGVDVIVSDHHELPDTLPDAYAIIHPKHPAGAYPFPDLSGAGVALKIAAALLGEMPYESLDLAAIGTVADLVSLTGENRWIVKQGLQVMKQTHRLGLAALMEAAGIDAANLDEESIGFVIGPRLNAVGRLEDAGPGAELMLSFDEEKIAELVAYIQEKNVERQGIVQSIHEEASAELAKNGSMPDVIVLGNKNWHEGVLGIVASKLVEEFGRPTILFRIDEKTGIAKGSARSTEALDIYAALTDAKDFLTKFGGHKMAAGMSLPAVDLSAFTEKINSYAARYHDAIVLGESIYIDAILPLSAVTLPFLKELELLKPYGTDNPKPIFGFQNVPLTDIRQIGADNKHLKFKLKDKDLFLDVIGFNKGSISNHLNEADVVSLIGELSINVWRDSAKPQLQLKDIKNKHVQFFDKRSSVIQEAVLGVEDALYLFSTSGTMKKFYERIPNSSNAALLTDNTVDALQDVSASNLVLFECPLKMGLLANLLKNNQFENVYIVSHESNSVYADGVPPKDQFAKFYQYIRSHKDIDVRNRLDALAEYLKIKKNLAIFMIQVFLEAGFVTIDNGFINEVKNPTKRALDDTQVYKDRLQKMEAEKIFIYSPFSQLTKWLNEQMMVQ